From one Pseudoliparis swirei isolate HS2019 ecotype Mariana Trench chromosome 5, NWPU_hadal_v1, whole genome shotgun sequence genomic stretch:
- the LOC130193467 gene encoding uncharacterized protein LOC130193467 isoform X1 encodes MAAFLEDTLPEEESEFQKIVALIGGKERIYLVSDACTSKEVDGNDAGILQEFFREMFHNSSPATSSGQPQTSPSNGHVETVSAKPSCGKPETVASNDIPLIASPMDLELKACPVEEDGDKERQPARNVNAQKTATRRAIYSLKRTIDSPIIIFIFRQTFISKQSNELCLKETLKDVKARTKRARFTRPALIGLIRREQESAGTHQCEQLLERLIRSVFYKQSPETIWVGSFIPKTEAHMLSIKKNACKVIYSSQTADNTGDRGNQHFLPFQCLLWAQRRGQTSNSSTGRQRGDTGSKEEGIPLKISSLSAGPHVNGESAVGDS; translated from the exons ATGGCAGCCTTCCTTGAGGACACGCTACccgaggaggagagtgagtttCAAAAGATTGTAGCTTTAATCGGAGGTAAAGAGCGGATTTATTTGGTGAGTGATGCCTGTACAAGTAAAGAGGTGGACGGGAATGACGCTGGAATATTGCAAGAGTTCTTCCGTGAAATGTTTCACAACAGCAGCCCGGCGACCAGCAGCGGACAGCCCCAAACGTCTCCGTCGAACGGTCACGTCGAGACTGTAAGTGCAAAACCCTCTTGCGGCAAGCCAGAGACTGTTGCAAGCAATGACATACCTTTAATAGCGAGCCCCATGGATTTGGAGTTGAAAGCCTGTCCGGTGGAAGAGGACGGGGACAAGGAGAGACAGCCAGCGCGCAATGTCAACGCTCAGAAAACAGCAACAAGGAGGGCGATATACAGCCTAAAGCGAACCATAGACTCTcctatcatcatattcatcttCAGACAGACATTTATCAGCAAACAATCCAACGAATTGTGCCTAAAAGAGACACTGAAGGACGTAAAGGCACGCACAAAACGTGCCAGATTTACCCGACCAGCTCTGATTGGATTAATACGCAGAGAACAGGAGAGCGCCGGGACGCATCAGTGTGAACAACTCCTTGAGCGCCTGATCCGCTCAGTGTTCTACAAACAGTCACCTGAGACTATATGGGTCGGCAGTTTCATCCCGAAGACAGAGGCCCACATGCTCAGCATCAAGAAAAACGCCTGCAAAGTGATATACTCTTCCCAAACAGCAG ATAATACCGGGGATAGAGGGAACCAGCATTTCCTGCCATTCCAATGTTTGTTATGGGCTCAGAGAAGAGGCCAGACTTCCAACTCTTCAACCGGTAGGCAAAGAG gCGACACTGGAAGTAAAGAGGAAGGCATCCCTTtgaaaatcagttcattgtctGCTGGACCTCATGTGAATGGAGAGTCAGCTGTAGGAGACAGCTGA
- the LOC130193467 gene encoding uncharacterized protein LOC130193467 isoform X2 — MAAFLEDTLPEEESEFQKIVALIGGKERIYLVSDACTSKEVDGNDAGILQEFFREMFHNSSPATSSGQPQTSPSNGHVETVSAKPSCGKPETVASNDIPLIASPMDLELKACPVEEDGDKERQPARNVNAQKTATRRAIYSLKRTIDSPIIIFIFRQTFISKQSNELCLKETLKDVKARTKRARFTRPALIGLIRREQESAGTHQCEQLLERLIRSVFYKQSPETIWVGSFIPKTEAHMLSIKKNACKVIYSSQTADNTGDRGNQHFLPFQCLLWAQRRGQTSNSSTGRQRV; from the exons ATGGCAGCCTTCCTTGAGGACACGCTACccgaggaggagagtgagtttCAAAAGATTGTAGCTTTAATCGGAGGTAAAGAGCGGATTTATTTGGTGAGTGATGCCTGTACAAGTAAAGAGGTGGACGGGAATGACGCTGGAATATTGCAAGAGTTCTTCCGTGAAATGTTTCACAACAGCAGCCCGGCGACCAGCAGCGGACAGCCCCAAACGTCTCCGTCGAACGGTCACGTCGAGACTGTAAGTGCAAAACCCTCTTGCGGCAAGCCAGAGACTGTTGCAAGCAATGACATACCTTTAATAGCGAGCCCCATGGATTTGGAGTTGAAAGCCTGTCCGGTGGAAGAGGACGGGGACAAGGAGAGACAGCCAGCGCGCAATGTCAACGCTCAGAAAACAGCAACAAGGAGGGCGATATACAGCCTAAAGCGAACCATAGACTCTcctatcatcatattcatcttCAGACAGACATTTATCAGCAAACAATCCAACGAATTGTGCCTAAAAGAGACACTGAAGGACGTAAAGGCACGCACAAAACGTGCCAGATTTACCCGACCAGCTCTGATTGGATTAATACGCAGAGAACAGGAGAGCGCCGGGACGCATCAGTGTGAACAACTCCTTGAGCGCCTGATCCGCTCAGTGTTCTACAAACAGTCACCTGAGACTATATGGGTCGGCAGTTTCATCCCGAAGACAGAGGCCCACATGCTCAGCATCAAGAAAAACGCCTGCAAAGTGATATACTCTTCCCAAACAGCAG ATAATACCGGGGATAGAGGGAACCAGCATTTCCTGCCATTCCAATGTTTGTTATGGGCTCAGAGAAGAGGCCAGACTTCCAACTCTTCAACCGGTAGGCAAAGAG TTTAG